The Nostoc sp. 'Lobaria pulmonaria (5183) cyanobiont' genome window below encodes:
- a CDS encoding cation:proton antiporter → MVDIYIIDLFVIGLLLLMVTLGSGWITRLPLSFAIIYLVVGIFLGPSALGLIQLRRDNVFNTELLEKITELVVIISVFSCGLRIVRPLKLGVWDITVRLIVFLMPISIFALAVVGKLFLGMNWGEAILLGAILAPTDPVLASEVQLTSTNDQDELRFGLTSEGGLNDALAFPFVYFGIHALENDNWSDWFKQWIAVDLIWAIAAGIVMGIVVAKSIVWIEKKIQKRRATDKLMEDFIAISTILLTYSLTEMVNGYGFLAVFVAGLVVQRSYRNPEKPLAQLEFVEQIEKLLEVGTILLLGSILLLKPMLNYAMQSLIVIILLFLIIRPVGVWISTIGKRPLESHRRTLHPGTRLLFGWFGIRGVGSLYYLAYAFGHGLKGEAAEQIAWITYTTIVVSVIVHGISTTPLMKWYERNFAHERKTTPPTTIDEFE, encoded by the coding sequence ATGGTAGATATCTATATTATTGACCTATTTGTGATTGGTCTACTTTTGCTGATGGTAACGTTAGGGTCAGGTTGGATTACTCGCTTACCCCTTTCTTTTGCCATCATCTACCTAGTAGTTGGTATTTTTCTAGGCCCTTCTGCCTTAGGGCTGATTCAGTTACGTCGAGATAACGTTTTTAACACCGAACTGCTGGAGAAAATAACAGAACTTGTAGTAATTATTTCTGTGTTTAGCTGCGGCTTAAGAATTGTTCGTCCTCTAAAGTTGGGTGTTTGGGATATTACGGTGCGATTGATTGTATTTCTGATGCCAATTTCAATTTTTGCTCTGGCTGTGGTGGGTAAATTGTTTTTAGGGATGAATTGGGGAGAAGCAATTTTATTAGGAGCAATTCTCGCACCTACCGATCCAGTATTAGCATCAGAAGTACAACTCACAAGTACAAATGATCAAGATGAGTTGAGATTTGGTTTAACTTCTGAAGGTGGGTTAAATGATGCTTTAGCTTTCCCCTTCGTTTATTTTGGCATTCATGCCTTAGAAAATGATAACTGGAGCGACTGGTTTAAACAGTGGATTGCGGTTGATTTAATATGGGCGATCGCAGCTGGTATTGTTATGGGAATTGTTGTTGCAAAATCTATAGTTTGGATTGAAAAAAAAATTCAGAAACGCCGTGCTACCGATAAGTTAATGGAAGACTTTATTGCTATCAGCACAATTCTTTTAACTTATTCTTTAACAGAAATGGTGAATGGCTATGGATTTCTGGCGGTATTTGTTGCCGGGTTAGTTGTGCAACGCAGTTACAGAAATCCTGAAAAACCGCTAGCACAATTGGAATTTGTTGAGCAAATTGAAAAGCTGCTGGAAGTTGGGACAATTTTACTATTAGGTTCAATATTATTATTGAAACCAATGCTTAATTATGCTATGCAATCTTTGATAGTGATAATTTTGTTATTCTTGATAATCAGACCTGTAGGAGTTTGGATTAGCACAATAGGTAAACGTCCTCTAGAATCACACCGCCGAACCTTACACCCAGGAACTCGGTTATTATTTGGATGGTTTGGTATTCGCGGTGTCGGTTCTTTATATTATCTTGCCTATGCATTTGGTCATGGCTTGAAAGGTGAAGCAGCCGAACAAATTGCTTGGATAACTTACACTACTATTGTAGTTTCGGTGATTGTGCATGGAATTAGTACAACTCCATTAATGAAGTGGTATGAACGCAATTTTGCTCATGAGAGAAAAACTACTCCTCCCACCACAATAGACGAATTTGAGTAA